A region of Eschrichtius robustus isolate mEscRob2 chromosome 19, mEscRob2.pri, whole genome shotgun sequence DNA encodes the following proteins:
- the EDC4 gene encoding enhancer of mRNA-decapping protein 4 isoform X4 — translation MASSCASIDIEDATQHLRDILKLDRPAGGPSAESQRPSNAYNGDLNGLLVPDPLCSGDGTSTNKPGLRAMPPINLQEKQVICLLGDDSSTCIGILAKEVEIVASSDSSISSKARGSNKVKIQPVAKYDWEQKYYYGNLIAVSNSFLAYAIRAANNGSAMVRVISVSTSERTLLKGFTGSVADLAFAHLNSPQLACLDEAGNLFVWRLALVNGKIQEEILVHIRQPEGTPLNHFRRIIWCPFIPEESEDCCEEGSPTVALLHEDRAEVWDLDMLRSNHSTWPVDVSQIKQGFIVVKGHSTCLSEGALSPDGTVLATASHDGFVKFWQIYIEGQDEPRCLHEWKPHDGRPLSCLLFCDNHKKQDPEVPFWRFLITGADQNRELKMWCTVSWTCLQTIRFSPDIFSSVSVPPSLKVCLDLSAEYLILSDVQRKVLYVMELLQNQEEGRACFSSISEFLLTHPVLSFGIQVVSRCRLRHTEVLPAEEENDSLGADGTHGVGAMESAAGVLIKLFCVHTKALQDVQIRFQPQLNPDVVAPLPTHPAHEDFAFPTAFGESRPELASEGLGSATHGSQPDLRRIVELPAPADFLSLSSETKPKLMTPDAFMTPSTSLQQIAASPSSSSSSSSSSSLTAVSAMSSTSAVDPSLPRPPEELTLSPKLQLDGGLTMSSSSSLQASPRSLLPGLLPSPADKLPPKGPGQVPTAASTLSLELQEVEPLGLPQASPSRTRSPDVISSASTALSQDIPEIASEALSRGFGSSAPEGLEPDSMASAASALHLLSPRPRPGPELGPQLSLDGGPGDGDRHSTPSLLEAALTQEATAPDSQVWPTAPDITRETCSSLAESPRNGLQEKHKSLAFHRPPYHLLQQHDSQDASAEQSDHDDEVASLASAAGGFGTRVPTPRLPAKDWKTKGSPRASPKLKRKGKKDDGNSSVGSRLTEHQVAEAPEDWPALIWQQQRELAQLRHSQEELLQRLCTQLEGLQSTVTGHVERALESRHEQEQRRLERALAEGQQRGGQLQEQLTQQLSQALSSAVAGRLERSIRDEIKKTVPPCVSRSLEPVAGQLSNSVATKLTAVEGSMKENISKLLKSKNLTDAIARAAADTLQGPMQAAYREAFQSVVLPAFEKSCQAMFQQINDSFRLGTQEYLQQLESHMKSRKAREQEAREPVLAQLRGLVSTLQGATEQMAATVSSSVRAEVQHQLHVAVGSLQEAILAQVQRIVKGEVSVALKEQQAAVTSSIMQAMRSAAGTPVPATHLDCQAQQAHILQLLQQGHLNQAFQQALTAADLNLVLYVCETVDPGQVFGQPPCPLSQPVLLSLIQQLASDLGTRTDLKLSLFFS, via the exons ATGGCCTCCTCCTGCGCGAGCATCGACATCGAGGACGCCACGCAGCACCTGCGGGACATCCTCAAGCTGGACCGGCCCGCGGGGG GTCCCAGTGCAGAGAGCCAGCGACCATCTAATGCCTACAATGGAGATCTCAATGGGCTCCTGGTCCCAGACCCCCTCTGCTCAGGTGATGGTACTTCAACAAACAAGCCTGGTCTCCGAGCCATGCCACCTATTAACCTGCAGGAAAAGCAGGTCAT CTGCCTCTTAGGAGACGACAGTTCCACCTGCATCGGGATTTTGGCCAAGGAAGTGGAGATTGTGGCCAGCAGTGACTCTAGCATCTCGAGCAAGGCACGGGGGAGCAACAAG GTGAAAATCCAGCCCGTCGCCAAGTATGACTGGGAGCAGAAATACTACTATGGCAACCTGATTGCTGTGTCCAACTCTTTCTTGGCCTATGCTATTCGGG CTGCCAACAACGGCTCAGCGATGGTACGGGTGATCAGTGTCAGCACTTCAGAGAGGACCCTGCTCAAAGGCTTCACAGGCAGCGTGGCTGATCTGGCCTTTGCACACCTCAATTCCCCACAGCTGGCCTGCCTGGATGAGGCAGGCAACCTGTTTGTGTGGCGCTTGGCCCTGGTTAATGGCAAAATTCA AGAAGAGATCTTGGTCCATATCCGACAGCCAGAGGGCACTCCACTGAACCACTTCCGCAGGATCATCTGGTGCCCCTTCATCCCCGAAGAGAGTGAGGACTGCTGTGAGGAGGGCAGCCCAACGGTGGCCCTGTTGCATGAGGACCGG GCTGAGGTATGGGACCTGGACATGCTCCGCTCCAACCACAGCACCTGGCCCGTGGATGTCAGCCAGATCAAGCAGGGCTTCATCGTGGTAAAAGGCCACAGCACA TGCCTAAGTGAAGGGGCCCTCTCACCTGATGGGACTGTCCTGGCTACCGCAAGTCATGATGGCTTCGTCAAGTTCTGGCAGATTTACATTGAGGGGCAGGATGAGCCAAG GTGTTTGCACGAGTGGAAGCCTCACGATGGGAGGCCCCTCTCCTGCCTCCTGTTCTGTGACAACCACAAGAAACAGGATCCTGA GGTCCCTTTCTGGAGGTTCCTCATTACTGGCGCTGACCAGAATCGGGAGCTGAAGATGTGGTGCACGGTGTCCTGGACCTGCCTGCAGACCATTCG CTTCTCCCCAGATATCTTCAGCTCAGTGAGTGTGCCCCCCAGCCTCAAGGTTTGCCTGGACCTCTCAGCAGAATACCTGATTCTCAGCGATGTGCAACGGAAG GTCCTCTACGTGATGGAACTGCTGCAGAACCAGGAGGAGGGCCGTGCCTGCTTCAGCTCCATCTCTGAGTTCCTGCTCACCCACCCTGTGCTGAGCTTCGGTATCCAGGTTGTGAGTCGCTGCCGGCTGCGGCACACTGAGGTGCTGCCAGCCGAGGAGGAGAATGACAGCCTAGGGGCTG ATGGGACCCATGGAGTTGGTGCCATGGAGTCTGCAGCCGGTGTGCTCATCAAGCTCTTTTGTGTGCACACTAA GGCATTGCAAGATGTACAGATCCGTTTCCAACCACAGCTGAACCCTGACGTGGTGGCCCCGCTCCCCACACACCCTGCCCATGAGGACTTTG CTTTTCCCACAGCATTTGGAGAGTCTCGACCAGAACTGGCTTCTGAGGGCCTGGGATCGGCCACTCACGGCTCCCAGCCTGACCTCCGACGCATCGTGGAGCTGCCTGCACCTGCCGACTTCCTCAGTCTGAGCAGTGAGACCAAGCCCAAGCTGATGACACCTGATGCCTTCATGACACCTAGCACCTCCCTGCAGCAG ATCGCTGCATCTcccagtagcagcagcagcagcagcagcagttccTCTCTTACAGCGGTGTCTGCCATGAGCAGTACTTCGGCCGTGGACCCCTCTTTGCCCAG GCCACCTGAGGAGCTGACCTTGAGCCCCAAGCTACAGCTGGATGGCGGTCTGACAatgagcagcagcagcagcctgcaGGCAAGCCCGCGTAGCCTCCTGCCTGGCCTGCTCCCAAGTCCGGCCGACAAATTGCCTCCCAAAGGGCCCGGGCAG GTGCCTACTGCTGCCTCTACACTATCCCTGGAGCTGCAGGAAGTGGAGCCCCTGGGGCTACCCCAGGCTTCCCCCAGCCGCACCCGCTCCCCCGATGTTATCTCCTCAGCTTCCACTGCCCTGTCCCAGGATATCCCTGAGATCGCATCTGAGGCACTGTCCCGTGGCTTTggctcctctgctcctgagggCCTGGAGCCGGACAGTATGGCCTCAGCTGCTTCAGCACTACACCTGCTGTCTCCACGGCCCCGGCCGGGACCCGAGCTTGGCCCCCAGCTTAGCCTGGATGGAGGCCCTGGGGATGGGGATCGGCATAGTACCCCTTCCCTCCTGGAGGCAGCCTTGACCCAGGAGGCCACGGCCCCTGACAGTCAGGTCTGGCCTACGGCACCAGACATTACTCGTGAGACCTGCAGCAGCCTGGCAGAGAG CCCCCGGAATGGCCTCCAGGAAAAGCACAAGAGCCTGGCCTTTCACCGACCACCTTATCACCTGCTGCAGCAACACGACAGTCAGGACGCCAGTGCCGAGCAAAG TGACCACGATGACGAGGTGGCCAGCCTGGCCTCTGCTGCAGGGGGCTTTGGCACCAGAGTTCCCACTCCACGTCTTCCTGCCAAGGACTGGAAGACCAAAGGATCCCCTCGGGCCTCACCCAAGCTCAAGCGAAAGGGCAAAAAGGATGACGG GAATTCATCCGTGGGATCCCGGCTCACAGAGCACCAG GTGGCAGAGGCCCCTGAGGACTGGCCAGCACTAATTTGGCAACAGCAGAGAGAGCTGGCGCAGCTTCGGCACAGCCAAGAAGAGCTGCTACAGCGTCTGTGCACCCAACTTGAAGGCCTGCAGAGCACTGTCACGGGCCACGTAGAACGTGCCCTAGAGTCACGGCACGAGCAGGAGC AGCGGCGACTGGAGCGGGCACTGGCCGAGGGACAGCAGCGTGGTGGGCAGCTGCAGGAACAGCTGACGCAACAGCTGTCCCAAGCACTATCTTCAGCTGTGGCTGGGCGGCTGGAGCGCAGCATACGGGATGAGATCAAGAAGACGGTTCCTCCAT GTGTGTCTAGGAGTCTGGAGCCCGTGGCAGGCCAACTGAGCAACTCAGTGGCCACCAAACTCACAGCCGTGGAGGGTAGCATGAAAGAGAATATCTCCAAGCTGCTGAAGTCCAAG AACTTAACAGATGCCATTGCCCGAGCAGCCGCAGACACGTTACAGGGGCCAATGCAGGCCGCCTACCGTGAAGCCTTCCAGAGCGTGGTACTGCCCGCCTTCGAGAAGAGCTGCCAGGCCATGTTCCAGCAGATCAATGATAGCTTCCGACTGGGCACGCAGGAAT ACTTGCAGCAGCTGGAGAGCCACATGAAGAGCCGAAAGGCACGAGAACAGGAGGCGCGGGAGCCCGTGCTGGCCCAGCTGCGGGGCCTGGTCAGCACACTGCAGGGGGCCACTGAGCAGATGGCGGCTACCGTGTCCAGCAGCGTTCGGGCTGAGGTGCAGCACCAGCTGCACGTGGCTGTGGGCAG CCTGCAAGAGGCAATTTTAGCACAGGTGCAGCGCATTGTTAAGGGTGAGGTGAGTGTGGCACTCAAGGAGCAGCAGGCTGCCGTCACCTCTAGCATCATGCAGGCCATGCGCTCAGCCGCTGGCACACCTGTCCCTGCCACCCACCTCGACTGCCAAGCCCAGCAAGCCCATATCCTGCAGTTGCTGCAGCAGGGCCACCTCAATCAGGCCTTCCAGCAG GCCCTGACAGCTGCCGACCTGAACCTGGTGCTGTACGTGTGTGAAACTGTGGACCCAGGCCAGGTTTTTGGGCAGCCACCTTGCCCCCTCTCCCAGCCTGTACTCCTTTCACTCATCCAGCAACTGGCCTCTGACCTTGGCACTCGAACTGACCTCAAGCTCAG CCTGTTCTTTTCCTAA